In one window of Musa acuminata AAA Group cultivar baxijiao chromosome BXJ3-2, Cavendish_Baxijiao_AAA, whole genome shotgun sequence DNA:
- the LOC135631282 gene encoding tubby-like F-box protein 5: protein MPLKSLVRELKEMPDGIGGGGEGEGEGGGGAITMGHGREGAPEGRWVNLPPELLFDVIRRVEASEASWPARRHVLACAAVCRWWRGITKEVVKSPEQCGRITFPLSLKQPGPRDHPIQCFMRRERTTSTFRLYLGLTPSLQSHKDKLLLAAHKTRRATSTDFVISLASDNFSRASNAYIGRVRSNFLGTKFMVYDSQCPHDAPVSSSSIPSNPRAPSKQVSSTHPAGNYDVATVSYEFNVLRTRGPRRIQCTMHSIPASSLREGRGGVPAPTSFLQSVDERQQPLSESARGFPSDGPTGSVPLILKNKSPRWHEQLQCWCLDFKGRVTVASVKNFQLVAAVDPSFGVSLAEQEKVILQFGKIGKDIFTMDYRYPLSAFQAFAICLTTFDTKPACE from the exons ATGCCGTTAAAGAGTCTAGTCCGTGAGCTCAAGGAGATGCCGGATGGGATCGGGGGAGGAGGCGAAGGAGAAGGCGAAGGCGGCGGAGGAGCGATAACGATGGGGCACGGTCGCGAAGGTGCCCCGGAGGGTAGATGGGTGAACCTGCCGCCGGAACTGCTGTTTGATGTCATCCGCAGGGTGGAGGCAAGCGAGGCATCGTGGCCGGCGAGGAGGCATGTGCTGGCGTGCGCGGCCGTGTGCCGCTGGTGGCGTGGCATCACAAAAGAGGTGGTCAAGTCACCGGAGCAATGTGGCCGGATCACCTTTCCTCTTTCTCTCAAGCAG CCCGGACCACGAGATCATCCGATTCAGTGCTTCATGAGGAGGGAGAGAACGACATCCACCTTCCGTTTGTACCTGGGTCTGACCCCAT CGCTGCAGAGCCACAAGGACAAGCTTTTGCTTGCAGCCCACAAGACCAGACGTGCAACTAGCACCGATTTTGTCATCTCGCTGGCCTCCGATAATTTCTCTCGGGCTAGTAACGCCTACATTGGAAGAGTGAG GTCAAACTTCTTGGGGACCAAGTTCATGGTTTACGATAGCCAGTGTCCTCATGATGCCCCTGTTTCTTCTTCGAGCATTCCGTCAAATCCAAGGGCCCCTTCCAAGCAAGTGTCCTCGACACATCCAGCTGGAAATTACGACGTTGCTACCGTCTCCTACGAATTTAATGTCCTTCGAACCCGAGGGCCCAGAAGAATACAATGCACCATGCACTCGATTCCAGCCTCCTCCCTCCGGGAAGGCCGGGGGGGTGTCCCGGCACCCACCAGCTTTCTCCAATCCGTCGACGAACGACAACAACCCCTCTCGGAATCAGCAAGGGGTTTTCCTTCCGACGGTCCCACCGGTTCGGTCCCGCTGATTCTCAAGAACAAATCCCCGAGGTGGCACGAGCAGCTCCAATGCTGGTGCTTGGACTTCAAGGGACGAGTCACTGTGGCTTCCGTCAAGAACTTTCAGCTTGTGGCGGCCGTAGATCCTTCCTTTGGGGTGTCTCTGGCAGAGCAAGAGAAGGTTATCCTCCAATTCGGTAAGATAGGAAAGGACATCTTCACTATGGATTATCGATATCCACTCTCTGCGTTTCAGGCATTCGCAATCTGCTTGACCACCTTTGACACTAAGCCAGCATGTGAATGA
- the LOC103976808 gene encoding LOW QUALITY PROTEIN: small ribosomal subunit protein uS12 (The sequence of the model RefSeq protein was modified relative to this genomic sequence to represent the inferred CDS: deleted 2 bases in 2 codons), which produces MGAGRKLKTHRRRQRWADKAYKKSHLGNEWKKPFAGSSRANGIVLEKIGIEAKQPNSAIQKCARVPNDGCLNFIEENDEVLIAGFGRKGHADGDIPGVRFKVVKVSGVSLLALFKEKEKPRC; this is translated from the exons ATGGGAGCTGGGCGCAAGCTAAAAACCCACAGGAGGAGGCAAAGATGGGCAGATAAAGCATACAAG AAAAGTCATCTTGGCAATGAGTGG AAAAAACCCTTTGCCGGTTCTTCGCGTGCCAATGGTATTGTCCTAGAGAAGAT AGGCATAGAAGCTAAGCAGCCGAATTCTGCTATCCAAAAGTGTGCTAGAGTTCCAAATGATGGCTGCTTAAATTTCATAGAAGAAAAC GACGAGGTCTTGATTGCTGGATTTGGACGGAAAGGCCATGCAGACGGTGACATCCCCGGAGTACGGTTCAAGGTGGTGAAGGTTTCTGGTGTGTCCCTGTTGGCACTGTTCAAGGAAAAGGAGAAGCCTCGGTGTTGA
- the LOC135631643 gene encoding uncharacterized protein LOC135631643 has translation MTTALPEKPSLGASTSAEEEEELAHDGCGSAILHDASAHQIGPPEASDKHAEDEDDDDDSSEEFEFTFVVRNPDTETSVAADEIFSCGRIIPAYPLFNRDLLLPLSAADEPAAVEGMAVQIPLRQLLMEERGTELFSSVEPPTTEECRAPKPDPCKKSASTGSSLRWRLRDMMVGRSHSDGKEKFVFLEAAPPSPATKKIPSPSLKAARSAGGGKGAKNDGRVAATDVATAHQLYYGKGASEKAARGPRRSFLPYRQELLGLFAPANGLRRSHHPL, from the coding sequence ATGACGACGGCACTCCCCGAGAAGCCATCCCTCGGGGCCTCCACCtccgcggaggaggaggaggagctggcACACGATGGCTGTGGCTCTGCCATCCTTCACGATGCTTCCGCACACCAGATCGGACCGCCAGAGGCTTCGGACAAGCATGCAGAagacgaagacgacgacgacgactccaGCGAGGAATTCGAGTTTACGTTCGTAGTGAGAAACCCCGATACCGAAACCTCCGTCGCCGCAGACGAGATCTTTTCCTGCGGCAGGATCATTCCCGCCTACCCGCTCTTCAACCGCGACCTCCTCCTTCCCCTGTCCGCTGCGGACGAGCCGGCGGCCGTGGAGGGAATGGCCGTCCAGATCCCGCTTAGGCAGCTCCTGATGGAGGAGAGGGGGACAGAGTTATTCTCGTCGGTGGAGCCGCCGACGACGGAGGAGTGCCGCGCGCCGAAGCCCGACCCGTGCAAGAAGAGCGCGTCCACCGGGTCGTCACTGCGGTGGCGGCTCAGGGATATGATGGTTGGCCGAAGCCACAGCGACGGGAAGGAGAAGTTCGTCTTCCTCGAGGCGGCGCCACCGTCGCCGGCGACAAAAAAGATCCCGAGCCCGAGTCTTAAAGCGGCGAGGTCAGCGGGGGGAGGGAAGGGGGCGAAGAATGACGGGCGGGTGGCGGCGACGGATGTGGCCACCGCCCACCAGCTGTACTATGGCAAGGGAGCAAGCGAGAAGGCGGCGAGGGGACCACGGCGGTCATTCTTACCGTACCGGCAAGAGCTCTTGGGGTTGTTCGCACCGGCGAACGGGCTCCGCCGGTCGCATCACCCCTTGTAG
- the LOC103976644 gene encoding protein SLOW WALKER 2: protein MGKEEEKIAISKTKKKPHRTAQDLESIKSDVVSFASSLGLVPPTLSSSYGFDDSDFRKSGPLKPLDAHESKLPSSVSAAGDKGGAKKEPGSKALPKPHPLQIDPFVKTSHEKKGRPEVPLMKASSLSGHWYLDAEELEAKVLGPDGSKKVTNLGIGEFKKLVEKKKEVAERLLAQYTEDYGSSRRKSGDMRLLEVTARSGTSSDKVSAFTCLVEDNPIANIRSLDALLSMVTSKVGKRYAFTGFEALRELFLLRLLPDRKLKSLFQCPLDSLSETKDGFSLLLFWYWEECLKQRYERFVTALEEALKDMLPNLKDKAMKTVFFLLKSKPEQERRLLTAIVNKLGDPERKAASGAMYHLSCLLSAHPNMKAVVIDEVDAFIFRPHIGLRAKYQAVNFLSQIFLSKKGDGPKIAKRLVDVYFALFKILISEAQDGQSNKNDKKSCLNVKGKGKKGKTDSLKTLRKNKNEPTLESNIEMDSRLLSALLTGINRAFPFIASDDAESIIEIQTPVLFKLVHSKNFNVGVQALMLLYQISSKNQIVSDRFYRAVYAKLLTPAALTSSKPEMFLGLLVKAMKNDLNMKRVAAISKRLLQVALQRPPQYACGCLFILSEVLKAKPPLWAVILQNETADDDIEHFVDVPEDPEDLASGSIVSQHDKNSHEYEKDQVSEGETGLEDSLKINTIRNHSLGGDQVLHTGSTLPAGYNPRHREPSYCNADRASWWELTVLASHVHPSVATMARTVLSGANIVYNGDPLNDLSLTSFIDKFMEKKPKPNRKAEGSWHGGSQIAPARKIDVSNHLIGEDILQLAEDEVAPEDVVFHRFYMNKTNTSKKPKAKRKKAAQDDEDADDLLLDASDDSEEEEIDNMMGSGPLPVEDAGEDYDYDDLDKVADEDDDDLLGNGSDAETGPSANLISREDGGIANDDDDGSIDTWNSDSEGGVDDLADVGTDMNDDGINDNDDKSEVPDDKVGKRRKHKLNGRSRTSPFASLEEYKHLLSDKGDSIDKLRSHKKKKKKVST, encoded by the exons ATgggaaaagaggaagagaaaatcgCGATttcgaagacgaagaagaagccgCATCGAACCGCCCAAGACCTCGAATCCATCAAATCCGACGTCGTCTCTTTCGCCTCCTCCCTCGGCCTCGTCCCTCCGACGCTTTCCTCCTCGTACGGCTTCGACGACTCCGATTTCCGCAAATCCGGACCCCTCAAACCCCTCGATGCCCATGAGTCGAAACTGCCGTCGTCGGTCTCCGCCGCCGGCGATAAAGGCGGAGCCAAGAAGGAACCCGGTTCCAAGGCCCTCCCCAAGCCCCACCCGTTGCAGATCGATCCCTTTGTCAAGACCTCGCATGAGAAGAAAGGCCGCCCGGAAGTTCCCTTGATGAAGGCGAGCTCCCTCTCGGGGCATTGGTACCTCGATGCCGAGGAGCTGGAAGCCAAGGTCTTGGGTCCCGACGGGAGCAAAAAGGTGACGAATTTGGGGATCGGGGAGTTCAAGAAGCTAGTCGAGAAGAAGAAAGAGGTGGCCGAGAGGCTGCTGGCGCAGTACACCGAGGATTATGGGTCCTCTAGGAGGAAGAGCGGGGATATGAGGCTGCTGGAGGTGACGGCCAGGTCAGGGACATCGTCAGACAAGGTGTCTGCCTTCACGTGCTTGGTGGAGGATAACCCTATCGCCAATATAAGGTCACTGGACGCCCTGTTGT CTATGGTGACATCCAAGGTAGGGAAACGCTATGCATTTACTGGCTTTGAAGCTCTGAGAGAGTTGTTTCTGTTGAG ATTGCTGCCAGATCGCAAGCTAAAATCTCTGTTTCAATGCCCCTTGGATAGTTTGTCTGAGACAAAAGATGGTTTCTCTCTTTTACTCTTTTGGTATTGGGAAGAATGCTTGAAGCAAAG GTATGAACGATTTGTTACTGCACTTGAGGAAGCATTAAAAGATATGTTGCCAAATCTGAAGGACAAGGCAATGAAG ACAGTGTTCTTTCTCTTAAAGAGTAAACCAGAACAAGAACGTAGATTGCTTACAGCTATTGTAAATAAA CTAGGGGATCCGGAGAGGAAAGCAGCATCTGGGGCTATGTATCACTTGTCTTGCCTTTTGTCTGCACATCCTAATATGAAG GCAGTGGTAATTGACGAAGTTGATGCCTTTATCTTCAGACCACATATAGGACTGCGTGCAAAATACCAAGCT GTTAATTTCTTAAGTCAAATTTTTCTCAGCAAAAAAGGGGATGGACCTAAAATTGCAAAACGGTTGGTTGATGTATATTTTGCGCTCTTTAAG ATACTAATTTCAGAGGCTCAAGATGGACAATCCAACAAGAATGACAAAAAAAGTTGTTTAAATGTGAAGGGAAAGGGGAAAAAAGGCAAGACTGATTCACTGAAAACTCTTagaaaaaacaaaaatgaacctacTTTGGAGTCTAATATTGAGATGGATTCTCGCCTTCTCTCTGCACTGCTAACT GGCATTAATAGAGCATTTCCTTTCATTGCAAGTGATGATGCGGAAAGCATTATAGAAATTCAAACACCTGTACTGTTCAAATTG GTCCATTCTAAGAATTTTAATGTGGGAGTTCAGGCACTGATGCTGTTGTATCAGATATCTTCCAAGAATCAGATTGTTAGTGACCGTTTTTATCGTGCTGTCTATGCAAAGTTACTGACTCCTGCTGCACTTACTTCCTCAAAG CCAGAAATGTTTCTTGGGCTATTGGTCAAAGCAATGAAGAATGACTTGAACATGAAGCGGGTAGCTGCCATCTCGAAGCGCCTTTTACAG GTTGCGCTTCAAAGGCCCCCTCAGTATGCTTGTGGGTGCCTGTTTATATTATCTGAAGTTCTTAAGGCAAAACCACCTTTATG GGCTGTTATCCTACAAAATGAGACTGCTGATGATGATATTGAGCACTTTGTCGATGTACCAGAAGATCCTGAAGATTTAGCCAGTGGTTCTATTGTGTCACAACATGATAAAAATTCACATGAGTATGAAAAGGATCAAGTCTCTGAAGGTGAAACTGGTTTGGAAGATAGCCTAAAAATTAATACAATAAGAAATCACAGCTTAGGAGGTGATCAAGTACTTCATACAGGGTCCACACTACCTGCAGGCTACAATCCACGGCATAGAGAACCATCTTACTG CAATGCAGACCGTGCAAGTTGGTGGGAGCTGACAGTATTGGCATCGCATGTGCACCCATCGGTTGCAACCATGGCCAGGACTGTGTTATCTGGGGCCAACATTGTTTACAATGGTGACCCTCTGAATGATTTGTCTCTTACTTCTTTTATCGACAAGTTTATGGAGAAGAAACCGAAACCAAACCGAAAAGCTGAAGGAAGTTGGCATGGTGGATCTCAAATTGCACCTGCAAGAAAG ATCGACGTGAGCAATCATCTTATTGGTGAAGATATTCTACAGCTAGCAGAGGATGAAGTGGCCCCTGAAGATGTTGTCTTCCACAGATTCTACATGAACAAAACAAACACGTCAAAGAAGCCAAAGGCAAAAAGAAAAAAGGCTGCGCAAGATGATGAGGATGCAGATGATCTTTTGTTGGATGCAAGCGACGATAGTGAAGAAGAGGAGATTGATAACATGATGGGATCTGGTCCTCTTCCTGTGGAAGATGCTGGTGAAGATTATGACTATGATGATCTCGACAAAGTTGCtgatgaggatgatgatgattTGCTTGGAAATGGTAGTGATGCAGAGACAGGTCCTTCAGCAAATCTCATTTCACGCGAAGATGGTGGGAttgcaaatgatgatgatgacggcaGCATTGATACATGGAATAGTGATTCCGAGGGAGGTGTCGATGATCTTGCTGATGTTGGTACCGATATGAATGATGATGGCATTAATGATAATGATGACAAAAGTGAGGTACCTGATGATAAAGTTGGTAAGCGGAGGAAACATAAGTTGAATGGTAGGTCTCGAACATCACCATTTGCTAGTCTTGAAGAGTATAAACACCTCCTGAGTGACAAGGGGGATAGCATCGATAAGTTGAGATCacataagaagaaaaagaagaaagtatcTACTTGA
- the LOC103976638 gene encoding protein RADIALIS-like 3, with translation MASGSLSRGSTSSWTPQQNKLFERALAVYDKDTPDRWQNVARAVGGGKTAEEVKKHYELLLEDLEHIESGRVPYPNYKSSGSRDGGADEEQR, from the coding sequence ATGGCGTCGGGATCGCTCTCACGTGGCTCGACCTCCTCGTGGACTCCGCAGCAGAACAAGCTCTTCGAGCGGGCTCTCGCGGTGTACGACAAAGACACCCCGGATCGCTGGCAGAATGTGGCACGAGCCGTCGGCGGAGGGAAGACCGCCGAAGAGGTCAAGAAACACTACGAGCTGCTGCTTGAGGACCTCGAGCACATCGAGTCGGGTCGGGTGCCGTATCCAAATTACAAGTCTTCCGGCAGCCGGGACGGTGGCGCCGATGAGGAACAGAGGTAG